One Pseudodesulfovibrio cashew DNA window includes the following coding sequences:
- a CDS encoding putative nucleotidyltransferase substrate binding domain-containing protein, protein MVLNKPEEPTLCGQAADNHPAGVTVNGSYGTPNGLDGELLVMAREGRLTGIRRTRADLVEDWLDRGMTAEETCKRLSAYNRSVTLAVLEAHAENHPWLRECAFLEFGSGGRDEQVLGSDQDNGLLLRVDPDLEELESAAQSVVMALDGAGMPLCGGGVMISNPLWRGDFDQWLHRLTGWLSNPAEKGAWQSGLILDFRSVFGPKRDVLLLRQRLWEYVRTKPLALALLVDELTNYRLPLTFYGAFVTEKDGPWQGFLDIKHSVLAHLTNSARILALKYDIMPPNTCDRLRALAEVGHVSSGHAKALLDSWDYLQRKRLTIGLACERESVSPHNYVRPSAMDAEEKAQLKAAIHAVEKLVHLVQAGSGL, encoded by the coding sequence ATGGTTCTCAATAAGCCCGAGGAGCCCACTTTGTGCGGTCAGGCGGCGGATAACCACCCGGCAGGGGTGACGGTAAACGGTTCATATGGCACGCCCAACGGACTGGACGGCGAACTGCTGGTCATGGCGCGCGAGGGGCGGCTGACCGGAATCCGGCGTACGCGTGCCGATCTGGTGGAGGACTGGCTGGACCGGGGCATGACCGCCGAGGAGACCTGCAAGCGGTTGTCGGCCTATAACCGGTCCGTGACTCTGGCCGTACTCGAGGCGCATGCCGAGAATCATCCGTGGCTGCGCGAGTGTGCATTTCTGGAATTCGGCTCCGGCGGTCGCGACGAGCAGGTTCTGGGCTCGGATCAGGACAACGGGCTGCTGCTGCGCGTCGATCCGGACCTTGAGGAGCTGGAGAGCGCGGCCCAGTCCGTGGTAATGGCCCTGGACGGCGCGGGCATGCCCTTGTGCGGCGGCGGGGTGATGATTTCAAACCCCTTGTGGCGCGGCGATTTCGACCAGTGGCTGCACCGTCTGACCGGCTGGCTCTCCAACCCGGCGGAAAAGGGAGCCTGGCAGTCTGGCCTCATTCTTGATTTTCGGTCCGTGTTCGGACCGAAGCGGGATGTCCTGCTCTTGCGCCAGCGGTTGTGGGAATATGTGCGGACCAAGCCCCTCGCCCTGGCTCTGTTGGTGGACGAACTGACCAATTACCGGCTTCCCCTGACCTTCTATGGCGCGTTTGTCACCGAGAAGGACGGGCCGTGGCAGGGGTTCCTCGACATCAAGCATTCGGTTCTGGCCCATCTGACCAACAGCGCGCGCATCCTGGCCCTCAAGTATGACATCATGCCACCCAACACCTGCGACCGGCTCCGCGCCCTGGCTGAGGTGGGGCATGTCTCCTCCGGTCATGCAAAAGCCCTTCTTGATTCCTGGGACTATCTCCAGCGCAAGCGGCTGACCATTGGTCTCGCCTGCGAGCGGGAATCCGTTTCGCCTCATAACTATGTCCGGCCGAGCGCCATGGACGCAGAAGAAAAGGCGCAGCTCAAGGCGGCTATCCACGCCGTGGAAAAGCTGGTTCACCTCGTTCAGGCCGGTTCCGGCCTCTGA